The segment TCTGATGAAGCTATCCGTCTCGTTCCAGTTCGTCCTATGACGTTGGAATCTGCGATGGAGTGGATTAAAGAATCTGAGCTCATCGAAGTAACGCCTAAAAATATTCGTTTGCGTTGCCGCGAGCTGAGCCCTAACGCTCGTGCGAGAGCAGCGAAAGAATAACGTAGGTAATGAGCCAAAAGATTGCCGTTGAACTCAAAGATCTCAAAAAGAAATATGACGAGAACTTTGTCGTCAACGGCATCAATCTAGAGATTCCTAAAGGCGAATGCTTTGGTTTGCTGGGTCCCAACGGAGCCGGCAAATCCACCACCATGAAGATGATGTATTGCAGTGCCCTTGTTACAAGCGGCGAACTCTACGTCCTCGGCCTAAATGTTAAGAAAAACTTCCGTGAAATTAAAAATCGAATTGGTGTGATCCCGCAAGAAGACGGTTTGGATCCAGACTTTAGCGTTCTGGAAAACCTGCTAGTCTATGCGAGCTATCATGAGATCCCTGCGCGTGCCGCTTCTGAGAAGGCTCAGGCTTTGCTGCGTGAAATGCGTCTTGAAGAATATGCGGATCGCTCTGTCGATACTCTGAGCGGCGGTATGAAGCGCCGCTTGGCGATTGCTCGCGGGCTTATGAATAGTCCAGAGCTCTTGTTCCTCGATGAGCCAACAACGGGCCTGGACCCGCAAGCGCGTTTGTGGATCTGGGATTTCATTAAACATCTTAAAGCGGAAAAATCGACTGTGATTTTAACGACTCACTACATGGAAGAGGCCGAACGCCTCTGTGATCGTGTGGCGATTATGGATCACGGCCGTATCTTGGCTGTCGGTTCTCCGGCGGATTTGATTCTTGAGCATATCGGAATTGAAGTGGTTGAGTTTGAAACCAACCCTGTCGATTTAAATTACTACATCGGCCGCTTGAAAGAGGGCGGATACAGTTATCAAGTCATCCAGGACACTGTGATGATCTTGATCAATCCAACTCAAGATGGCCGCAAGGCGATTGAGTTGATCGCCAGCGATAAAATCCTTATCCGTAAGCCGACGTTGAACGACGTTTTCTTGAAGCTTGCCGGTCATCAATTGAGGGACGAGTAATGAAGTTCGTCGATATGATTCGTACGCCAAAGATGAATAGTGGCTTCTTACGGGTTTGGTCTCGTAATTTCCTTTATTTCCGTAAAACTTGGACCGTATCCCTTTTTTGGGTTCTGTTGGAACCGCTCATGTACTTGGGTGCGATCGGTTTTGGTTTGGGTACGTTCGTCGCAAATATCGGCGGCCACTCGTATATTGATTTCTTCTTCCCAGGTTTGCTTTGTTCCACGGGTATGATGGTCGCTTTCTTTGAAGGCACGTACGGTGGCTTCACGAAGCTGACTCACCAAAGAACGTACGCAACGATCATGCTCACTCGTATCGGTCCTGAAGAGATCGCTCTTGGTGAACTCTTATGGGCGGGAACAAAGGGTTACTTCAGTGTGATCGGGGTTGCTTTTGTGGCGTCGTTCTTCGGTTTGATCGACACATGGAGAATTCTGCCAGCCCTTTTGATTCTACTTTTGCTTTGCTGGCTGTTTGCTTCGCTGGCGATGATCATGACTTCGTATGCACGTAACTATGATTCTTTCATTTATTCGACTTCGGGTTTCATCGTACCGATGTCACTCTTTAGTGGAACTTACTTCCCGATTGATCAACTGCCAGGTGGATTAAAGTACGTTGCGTACCTTTTCCCACTGACCCATGCGGTTCAAGCTGTCCGTGGACTCTTGCAAGAGGGCTTCACGATGGCTGTCGGAATTCATACGCTGGTATTGTTGATTGCGGGAGTGCTCGCAATGAATATCGCAATCTATCGTATTCGCGGAAAACTCCTCAAATAAACTTAGAAGCCAGAGTCTTCTTCAGAGCCCAGATTTTCAAGTTCATCGAGAGTCGGCATGTCGGTTGTTTGTGGGCTGTTATTGCCATCGACATTCTGACCTGAGTTCTCAATTTCTTGCAAATAGGCATCCATGGATCCACCACCCGGTGAGAAGAAACTATCTACCTTATACATAGCGGTATTGTATTCATCCTCGGTGATGCGACTGTACTGATACATGTCCGTGACGATTTGCTTAATACGTTTGTGGGCGAAAGGAGTAAGCTCCTTGCGGAAGTAAGACTGGGAGTATTTCACCGGATTTGGCAGGATCATCGCCAAGAAAGCAGATTCAACCACATCGAGTTGTGCCGGAGTTTTTTTGAAGTAGAAGTGAGCTGCTTGTTTAACTCCGTAGATGTCTTTGCCGAACTCAACCACGTTTAAATAGCGCTCGAGGATTTCTTTTTTACTAAGGGTCTTTTCGATCTTCATAGTAATTACAAGCTCTAGTCCTTTACGGAGCAGAGTCTTGTCTTTATAGAGGAACATGTTTTTTGCAAGCTGTTGAGAAATCGTCGAGCCGCCTTTGGCGTAGGTGCCTTTTTCATAGTTTTTACGCGCATTTTCTTCGATGGATTTCCAGTCAAAGCCATTGTGTTCGTAGAATGAAGAGTCTTCGGTCAAAATCACAGTTTTTTGCAAGAGAGAAGAAATCTGTTTTAAGGGAACGTAATCTTTAGAGCCTGGGCATAAATTCACTTGATACATCGTCGTCACGACACAACCTTTGATTTGTTGTTCGCTCGGAATGTGTGAATAAATATAGGCGGCAAAAGAACCCGCGCCGACGATCGCGACTAAAAGAAGGATACCTACAATTTTAATTAGCTTTTTCATTGGTGGCTCAGCAATCCATTATCTCTCATCCACTTTACACTACTTCGAATTGCTTCGCGAGCAGGACGCGGATTAAAGCCCAGTTCCTTTTTTGCTTTGCTGTTATCAAACCAGTGAAACATCGTGGCGGTCCAGGCGTTCTCAGTACTGAGCGAGCCTTTCATACCCATTGATTCCATAATGTCGCCAATTTTACCCAACGCAAAAATTACGGCGGTCGGCATTTTGGTATTCGGAGCAGGTACGCCGGCTTCTTCCGCGATCAGGCGGAACAGCTCTTGGATCGTGATATTTTCTCCGGAAAGAATGTATCTTTCACCGCTCCGGCCTTTCTTCCAAGCAGAAATAATTGCGTCGACAGCATCTTCAACGGCAACAATACTAACGCCACCGGAAGTATAGAACTTGAAATTTCCCTGAGCGACTTTTAACTGCGTTTTTCGGCTGCCTTTTTTGGCATCGCCTTCTCCATAGATCGTGCTCGGGTTCAAGATGACGCAATCAAGGCCTTTGTTCTTATGGGCCTCGAGAACGATTTTTTCAGCTTTACGTTTTGTCTCGAAATAACCGAGATCTAGCTTTCCAACATTGTACTCGGAGTCTTCATTGAGAATTTGGTTCTTGTTGTATCCCGCACCCACGGCGACGACCGAAGAAAGAAATACTAAACGGCGAACGCCTTTTGTCAGGCAGGCATCCACCACATTTTCAGTCCCAAACACGTTGATCTTTTCCATTTTAGCGCGATCTGCTTTTTTGTAGGCAATCAATCCCGCAAGATGAAAGACGGTGTCCATACCGCCGAAGGTTTTGTACAAGCTATCGAGATCTGTAATGTCTCCGTAGACGTAGTTACAAGAGACACCGTTTAGTTCTGACAAGTCGCTTTGGGCGCGAACTAAGGCATAGACCTCGTGTCCTTGCTTGACGAGAGCACGTGTGAGCCAGCTTCCTAAAAATCCGTTCGCACCTGTAACTAGAACTTTCATGTCGTTACTTTTCTCTTTCTCCAGCGATTATAGAGTTCTTTCCCAAGAATACTATAAATCCATCCCATGATCCAACCCATGATACCACCTCCAACAACGTCAGAAGGGTAGTGAACACCATTGTAAACACGGCTATAGGAAATCAAAGTCGCAGCTCCGTACATCACAAGACGGCTTTGTGGAAAAAACTCCGCGACATACTTTGCCAAACAAAACATATTCGCCGCATGATTTGAAGTGAAGCTATAGCCGCCGTAAGGGGAGCGAACAATGACCATCTCTTTGAGGTAGTCCCCGGGACGTGCGCGGGCGACATTTTTCTTGAAAACATGATTACCAACAAGATCTGAAGTTCCTAGAGCCAGCAAAAGACCTACAAAGAACATCAATCCGTACTTGCGATACTTCCAAAGAAAGAATGAAAGCAAAGTCAGAACAATGAACACCATGAAGAGGGGACTTTTATGGAGATCAGTAATAGCCGGAAAAAAAGCATCCGCCCATGGGGCCGTCCATTGACGGTTGATAAGTAAAAGAAGGCTTTTGTCCAGCTCGTACAGAAAATCCATATTTCCCAAGGTAAATTCACCTCTTAAGAAAGTCTAGGAACAATGCTGCGACCGTGTCATTCCTGGGCCCCTATGTCACCATAGAGAATATGGATAAAGCGACGTGGTTTGGATTACTTATTGGCGTTGGTGGGATACTTCTGGCGAATACGCTTGATGGTGGTCATTTCGGTTCTTTGATGCAAGGAACCGCTGCGATGATTGTTATCGCTGGAACCTTGGGCGCTGTCATGGTGTCGAATAATTCTAAAGACATCAAACTCGGATTCCGGTTGGCTGGCGAGGCGTTCTCTGAAAAAGAGAGTGATATTGAATACAAAATCAATGAGATGGTCGATTACGCACGCACTGTTCGCAAAGAAAATCTAATGGCATTGGAAGCTAAAATTCCAAAGGCGACAGATCCCCTGATTAAAGACATGCTCAGAGTGATCGTTGACGGCACAGACCAAGTGATGACGAAAGAAATTTTCGAAAGCAAACTCCATGCAGAAGAAGACGAGTTGTTATCTGCGGCAAAGATCTGGAGTGATGCCGGTGGTTTTGCGCCTACCATTGGAATCCTCGGTGCGGTCCTTGGCTTGATCCACGTCATGGGCAATCTTTCTGACACCAGCAAGCTCGGTGCGGGGATTGCGGTTGCGTTCGTTGCGACGATTTATGGCGTCGGCTTTGCCAATCTGATTTTCTTACCGATCTCGAACAAAATTAAAAAGAAAATTGCATTGCGTATGAAAGAAAGAAGAGTTCTGCTAGAAGGCGGACTTTTAATTAATTCTTCACTCAGTACTATGTTGATTGACCAAAAATTAAGAGCGCTCGCTCACGAGCTTAAGTGAGGAAAGATGAGGAGGCGTCATGAAGAGCATGAAAATCATGAAAGATGGCTGGTCTCTTATGCTGACTTTATCACTCTGCTTTTTGCTTTTTTTGTGGTTATGTACGCAACTTCGACAAATAACGTCGACAAACAGAAAGAATTTGAGAATTCCGTCCGGGTCAACCTTCGGTTAAGCACCGGTGGCGCCGGCAAAGAAGGCGGCAGCCAAGTTCCAGACGCCGGTGAAATCATCGCAGAACATCTTCAAGGCACCGAGGGCCCACAAAGCTTTCCGAAACAAGGTAAGAGTGCCGAGGCCGCCGACTACACGGCAAGATATCTAAGTAAGCAAATCAATGCCGAGACACAAAAAGCTTTGGGCTTGCAGGTTCGTCATGATGCCGTTGGGGTTCGTGTTTCTCTCGCAGCTTCAGCGATGTTCCCCGAGGGTGAATTCAAAATGAAGCGATCAGCTCTCGAGACTTTGAATAAGCTCGGCGAACTCCTCAAGCAAACCGATAAGAAGATCATTATTGAAGGTCACACCGATGACCAACCGGCGGAGTCCGATAAGTTTGCCAGCAACTGGGAACTCGGCAGTCTTCGCGCGACGAGTGTTGTCCGTTATCTTATCAAGTATCAAAACATCGATCCGAAACGCATGGCTGCGATCTCGTATGCGGATCAGAAGCCACTCGTCCCGAATGATACTCCTGAACATCGAGCAGAGAACCGTCGTATCGAAGTTCTCATCGTTATTGACGAACCTAAATAGAGCCTGTTTTTTCATCAAATCTTCTTGCGACCGTCACTGACGGACTTGAGCGTTCACTCTATAAAAATCTTATGGAGGGATGTTTATGAAAAGCAAAGAGGTTACAAATATTTGGAAGGTC is part of the Bdellovibrionales bacterium genome and harbors:
- a CDS encoding ABC transporter ATP-binding protein, whose amino-acid sequence is MSQKIAVELKDLKKKYDENFVVNGINLEIPKGECFGLLGPNGAGKSTTMKMMYCSALVTSGELYVLGLNVKKNFREIKNRIGVIPQEDGLDPDFSVLENLLVYASYHEIPARAASEKAQALLREMRLEEYADRSVDTLSGGMKRRLAIARGLMNSPELLFLDEPTTGLDPQARLWIWDFIKHLKAEKSTVILTTHYMEEAERLCDRVAIMDHGRILAVGSPADLILEHIGIEVVEFETNPVDLNYYIGRLKEGGYSYQVIQDTVMILINPTQDGRKAIELIASDKILIRKPTLNDVFLKLAGHQLRDE
- a CDS encoding ABC transporter permease, translating into MKFVDMIRTPKMNSGFLRVWSRNFLYFRKTWTVSLFWVLLEPLMYLGAIGFGLGTFVANIGGHSYIDFFFPGLLCSTGMMVAFFEGTYGGFTKLTHQRTYATIMLTRIGPEEIALGELLWAGTKGYFSVIGVAFVASFFGLIDTWRILPALLILLLLCWLFASLAMIMTSYARNYDSFIYSTSGFIVPMSLFSGTYFPIDQLPGGLKYVAYLFPLTHAVQAVRGLLQEGFTMAVGIHTLVLLIAGVLAMNIAIYRIRGKLLK
- the mtgA gene encoding monofunctional biosynthetic peptidoglycan transglycosylase, which codes for MKKLIKIVGILLLVAIVGAGSFAAYIYSHIPSEQQIKGCVVTTMYQVNLCPGSKDYVPLKQISSLLQKTVILTEDSSFYEHNGFDWKSIEENARKNYEKGTYAKGGSTISQQLAKNMFLYKDKTLLRKGLELVITMKIEKTLSKKEILERYLNVVEFGKDIYGVKQAAHFYFKKTPAQLDVVESAFLAMILPNPVKYSQSYFRKELTPFAHKRIKQIVTDMYQYSRITEDEYNTAMYKVDSFFSPGGGSMDAYLQEIENSGQNVDGNNSPQTTDMPTLDELENLGSEEDSGF
- a CDS encoding SDR family oxidoreductase, whose translation is MKVLVTGANGFLGSWLTRALVKQGHEVYALVRAQSDLSELNGVSCNYVYGDITDLDSLYKTFGGMDTVFHLAGLIAYKKADRAKMEKINVFGTENVVDACLTKGVRRLVFLSSVVAVGAGYNKNQILNEDSEYNVGKLDLGYFETKRKAEKIVLEAHKNKGLDCVILNPSTIYGEGDAKKGSRKTQLKVAQGNFKFYTSGGVSIVAVEDAVDAIISAWKKGRSGERYILSGENITIQELFRLIAEEAGVPAPNTKMPTAVIFALGKIGDIMESMGMKGSLSTENAWTATMFHWFDNSKAKKELGFNPRPAREAIRSSVKWMRDNGLLSHQ
- a CDS encoding phosphatase PAP2 family protein — translated: MDFLYELDKSLLLLINRQWTAPWADAFFPAITDLHKSPLFMVFIVLTLLSFFLWKYRKYGLMFFVGLLLALGTSDLVGNHVFKKNVARARPGDYLKEMVIVRSPYGGYSFTSNHAANMFCLAKYVAEFFPQSRLVMYGAATLISYSRVYNGVHYPSDVVGGGIMGWIMGWIYSILGKELYNRWRKRKVTT
- a CDS encoding flagellar motor protein codes for the protein MDKATWFGLLIGVGGILLANTLDGGHFGSLMQGTAAMIVIAGTLGAVMVSNNSKDIKLGFRLAGEAFSEKESDIEYKINEMVDYARTVRKENLMALEAKIPKATDPLIKDMLRVIVDGTDQVMTKEIFESKLHAEEDELLSAAKIWSDAGGFAPTIGILGAVLGLIHVMGNLSDTSKLGAGIAVAFVATIYGVGFANLIFLPISNKIKKKIALRMKERRVLLEGGLLINSSLSTMLIDQKLRALAHELK
- a CDS encoding OmpA family protein, with the translated sequence MRRRHEEHENHERWLVSYADFITLLFAFFVVMYATSTNNVDKQKEFENSVRVNLRLSTGGAGKEGGSQVPDAGEIIAEHLQGTEGPQSFPKQGKSAEAADYTARYLSKQINAETQKALGLQVRHDAVGVRVSLAASAMFPEGEFKMKRSALETLNKLGELLKQTDKKIIIEGHTDDQPAESDKFASNWELGSLRATSVVRYLIKYQNIDPKRMAAISYADQKPLVPNDTPEHRAENRRIEVLIVIDEPK